The Saccharopolyspora gloriosae genome window below encodes:
- the dut gene encoding dUTP diphosphatase, whose product MPNVKVLLTRLDPDVPIPSYARPGDAGADLVTTSDLVLRPGERALVGTGVSLALPEGYAGFVHPRSGLAARAGLGVVNAPGTVDSGYRGEIKVCLINHDRAETLSLRRGDRIAQLVVQRVESAVFEEVERLPDSQRGTGGHGSTGGHEVLTGPASAGADHRTEV is encoded by the coding sequence GTGCCGAACGTGAAGGTCCTGTTGACCCGTCTCGACCCCGACGTACCGATCCCGTCCTACGCCCGGCCCGGTGATGCCGGCGCCGATCTGGTGACGACCAGCGACCTGGTGCTGCGGCCCGGCGAGCGAGCGCTCGTCGGTACCGGCGTCTCGCTGGCGTTACCGGAGGGCTACGCCGGTTTCGTGCACCCGCGTTCCGGGCTGGCCGCGCGAGCGGGGCTGGGGGTGGTGAACGCTCCCGGCACCGTCGATTCGGGGTACCGGGGTGAGATCAAGGTCTGCTTGATCAATCATGATCGTGCTGAGACCTTGTCGTTGCGACGCGGTGACCGCATCGCGCAGCTGGTCGTGCAACGCGTGGAGAGCGCGGTGTTCGAGGAGGTCGAGCGGTTGCCCGACTCGCAGCGGGGGACCGGTGGTCATGGATCCACCGGCGGGCACGAGGTGCTGACGGGGCCGGCGTCCGCCGGGGCCGATCACAGGACGGAGGTCTGA
- a CDS encoding DUF3710 domain-containing protein, translated as MFGLGRRGRGSRQDEAGPSENADVAGAATGDESGLGPYDLSELPEGDDVERLDLGSVRLPIPEGSQLQVEVDPAGPVRAVHLVTQVGRLTISAFAAPRSAELWPEVRNELAEQLRRDGAKVGQQDGEWGPELVADSPRAALRFVGIDGPRWMVRGVAAGPGETAEACSKLLYTVLDDTVVVRGDDPLPVRTPLPIELPESIARHIQQSQNGEQQA; from the coding sequence ATGTTCGGATTGGGCCGTCGCGGGCGAGGCTCGCGGCAGGACGAGGCCGGGCCGTCCGAGAACGCGGACGTGGCCGGGGCCGCCACCGGGGACGAGTCCGGGCTGGGGCCGTACGACCTCAGCGAGCTTCCCGAGGGCGACGACGTGGAGCGGCTCGACCTGGGCTCGGTGCGCCTGCCGATCCCGGAGGGCAGCCAGCTGCAGGTCGAGGTGGACCCGGCGGGGCCGGTGCGCGCCGTGCACCTGGTGACGCAGGTGGGCCGGTTGACCATCAGCGCGTTCGCCGCCCCGCGCAGTGCCGAGCTGTGGCCCGAGGTGCGCAACGAGCTGGCGGAGCAGCTGCGCCGGGACGGCGCCAAGGTCGGCCAGCAGGACGGCGAGTGGGGCCCGGAACTGGTCGCCGACTCGCCGCGGGCGGCGCTGCGGTTCGTCGGCATCGACGGTCCGCGCTGGATGGTCCGAGGGGTCGCGGCGGGGCCGGGGGAGACCGCCGAGGCGTGCTCCAAGCTGCTGTACACCGTGCTGGACGACACCGTCGTGGTGCGCGGTGACGATCCGCTGCCGGTGCGCACGCCGCTGCCGATCGAGTTGCCGGAGTCCATCGCGCGGCACATCCAGCAGTCGCAGAACGGTGAGCAGCAGGCCTAG
- a CDS encoding OB-fold nucleic acid binding domain-containing protein, with amino-acid sequence MSNTGGGYWRRLMRRLTSDVAELDADDLSERSQASGAQRACDCRCGQEAVVLGRLRSVDMSPTNSAPTLEAELFDGTEGVTLVWLGRRRITGIEPGRTIKARGRIAVRDGCKVLYNPYYELQNTA; translated from the coding sequence ATGAGCAACACCGGGGGCGGCTACTGGCGCCGCCTCATGCGTCGTCTGACCAGCGATGTCGCCGAGCTCGACGCCGACGACCTCTCCGAACGCTCGCAGGCGAGCGGGGCGCAGCGGGCCTGCGACTGCCGGTGCGGCCAGGAGGCCGTGGTGCTCGGCAGGCTGCGCAGCGTCGACATGTCGCCGACGAACTCCGCTCCGACGTTGGAAGCAGAACTGTTCGACGGCACCGAGGGCGTCACCCTCGTGTGGCTCGGCCGGCGCCGGATCACCGGCATCGAACCGGGCCGCACCATCAAGGCCCGCGGCAGGATCGCGGTCCGGGACGGCTGCAAAGTGCTGTACAACCCCTACTACGAGTTGCAGAACACCGCATGA
- a CDS encoding DUF3159 domain-containing protein: MSERDTPAPDQGPGSASPSTGPAGSPGRAPTDGEAAPAAEQTLLEQMGGVSGLAYSAVPIVVFVVVNALTGLMPAIWAAVGLAVAIAVWRLVRKEPLQPAISGVLGVAVCSFIAYRSGDAKGFFLLGIWTSLVYGGAFLLSVLVRWPLVGVAWSALNSLGMGWRKHRAALRAYDLATLAWVVVFAAKYVVQQWLYNADQTGWLAFARIAMGYPLTALALIVTVWAVRRASKISQEAADRELAEQEAADRAAYARHSGLPEQAAGEPERPGPATG, translated from the coding sequence ATGAGCGAACGCGACACACCGGCCCCCGACCAGGGCCCCGGCTCGGCTTCGCCGAGCACCGGGCCCGCGGGCTCGCCGGGACGGGCACCGACCGACGGCGAGGCCGCTCCGGCGGCCGAGCAGACCCTGCTGGAGCAGATGGGCGGTGTCTCCGGGCTGGCCTATTCGGCCGTGCCGATCGTGGTCTTCGTCGTGGTCAACGCGTTGACCGGGCTGATGCCCGCGATCTGGGCCGCCGTCGGGCTGGCGGTGGCCATCGCGGTGTGGCGGCTGGTGCGCAAGGAACCGCTGCAGCCCGCGATCTCCGGGGTGCTCGGGGTGGCGGTGTGCTCGTTCATCGCCTACCGCTCCGGTGACGCGAAGGGCTTCTTCCTGCTGGGCATCTGGACGAGCCTGGTGTACGGCGGCGCGTTCCTGCTGTCGGTGCTGGTGCGCTGGCCGCTGGTCGGCGTGGCCTGGTCCGCGCTGAACTCGCTGGGCATGGGGTGGCGCAAGCACCGCGCGGCCCTGCGCGCGTACGACCTGGCGACGCTGGCGTGGGTCGTGGTGTTCGCCGCGAAGTACGTCGTGCAGCAGTGGCTGTACAACGCGGACCAGACCGGCTGGCTGGCGTTCGCCCGCATCGCCATGGGGTATCCGCTGACGGCGCTGGCGTTGATCGTGACGGTCTGGGCGGTCCGCCGAGCTTCGAAGATCTCGCAGGAGGCCGCGGACCGGGAGCTCGCCGAGCAGGAGGCGGCCGACCGCGCGGCCTACGCCCGCCACTCCGGCCTCCCGGAGCAGGCGGCGGGGGAACCGGAGCGTCCAGGACCCGCCACCGGCTGA
- a CDS encoding potassium channel family protein gives MRIAIAGAGAVGHSIASELLDGGHEVMLIERSTENYRPKSIPGIEWVLADACELASLEEAGLQSCDVVIAATGDDKVNLVVALLAKTEFAVRRVVARVNDPRNEWLFTDAWGVDVAVSTPRMLAAMVEEAVNVGDLVRLMTLRQGQANLVEITLPPDTPLAGHRVRDLELPPDAALVTILRGGRVIVPQPDDPVEAGDEMLFVAAAEMEQRIREVVHGR, from the coding sequence ATGCGCATCGCGATCGCCGGCGCCGGAGCCGTCGGCCACTCCATCGCCAGCGAACTGCTCGACGGGGGCCACGAGGTCATGCTCATCGAGCGCAGCACCGAGAACTACCGGCCGAAGAGCATTCCCGGCATCGAGTGGGTCCTCGCCGACGCCTGCGAGCTCGCCTCGCTGGAAGAGGCCGGGTTGCAGTCCTGCGACGTGGTCATCGCGGCCACCGGCGACGACAAGGTCAACCTGGTGGTGGCGCTGCTGGCCAAGACCGAGTTCGCGGTGCGGCGCGTGGTGGCCAGGGTCAACGACCCGCGCAACGAATGGCTGTTCACCGACGCCTGGGGCGTCGACGTGGCGGTGTCCACGCCGCGGATGCTGGCCGCGATGGTCGAGGAGGCCGTCAACGTCGGCGATCTGGTGCGGCTGATGACGCTGCGCCAGGGCCAGGCGAACCTGGTCGAGATCACGCTCCCGCCGGACACACCGCTGGCCGGTCACCGGGTCCGGGACCTCGAGCTGCCGCCGGACGCGGCGCTGGTGACGATCCTGCGCGGCGGGCGGGTCATCGTGCCGCAGCCGGACGACCCGGTGGAAGCGGGCGACGAGATGCTGTTCGTCGCCGCCGCGGAGATGGAGCAGCGGATCCGCGAAGTCGTCCACGGCCGCTGA
- a CDS encoding TrkA family potassium uptake protein has translation MHVVILGCGRVGASLATALQRLDHTVAVVDKDDTAFHRLGKDFTGHQITGNGFDRDVLVEAGIESAAAFAAVSNGDNSNIIAARVARETFGVEHVVARIYDPKRAEVYQRLGIPTVATVPWTTDRFLRMLLPEGVATAWREPSGAVAVLQLPLHEDWVGHRIVDLESTIGARVAFVMRFGNGVLPEPKTVIQADDALYVAALSGTVTDVTAAALRGPEETE, from the coding sequence GTGCACGTCGTGATCCTGGGCTGCGGCCGGGTCGGGGCCTCCCTGGCCACGGCCCTGCAACGGCTCGACCACACCGTCGCCGTCGTGGACAAGGACGACACCGCGTTCCACCGGCTGGGCAAGGACTTCACCGGCCACCAGATCACCGGCAACGGATTCGACCGCGACGTGCTCGTCGAAGCGGGCATCGAATCCGCGGCGGCGTTCGCGGCGGTCTCCAACGGCGACAACTCCAACATCATCGCCGCCCGCGTGGCCCGCGAGACCTTCGGCGTGGAGCACGTCGTGGCCCGCATCTACGACCCCAAGCGGGCCGAGGTCTACCAGCGGCTCGGCATCCCCACCGTGGCGACCGTGCCGTGGACCACGGACCGCTTCCTGCGGATGCTGCTGCCCGAAGGCGTCGCCACCGCCTGGCGGGAACCCTCCGGCGCGGTCGCGGTGCTGCAGCTCCCGCTGCACGAGGACTGGGTCGGTCACCGCATCGTCGACTTGGAGAGCACCATCGGGGCCCGCGTGGCGTTCGTCATGCGCTTCGGCAACGGCGTGCTGCCGGAGCCGAAGACCGTCATCCAGGCCGACGACGCGCTCTACGTCGCCGCGCTGTCCGGCACCGTCACCGACGTCACCGCAGCCGCTCTGCGCGGACCAGAGGAGACCGAGTGA
- a CDS encoding amino acid permease translates to MSKLATATKRLLVGRPFRSDRLAHTLLPKRLALPVFASDAMSSVAYAPEEIFLVLSVAGLSAYAFTPWVGALVALVMLTVVASYRQNVRAYPSGGGDYEVATVNLGKQAGLTVASALLVDYVLTVAVSISSAAANIGALIPFVATHKVWFAVAAIVALTAINLRGLRESGGFLAVPVYAFLLGVLGMIAFGVFRALVLGQPMRAESATVEIMPDENQLAGLAFVFLVMRAFSQGAAALTGVEAISNGVPAFRKPKSRNAATTLLMMGVISVTMLMGLIYLAQITGVRIAENPAAQIISAPPGYEQKTMVAQVADAVFSVFPPGAYYVTGVTAIILVLAANTAFNGFPVLGSILAQDRYLPRQFHTRGDRLAFSNGILFLAAFAVVLVMAFDAEVTRLVQLYVVGVFVSFTVSQTGMVRHWNRLLRKEKDPLARRRMRRSQAINGFGLLMTGSVLLIVLVTKFAKGAWIALAAMGAIYLLMTAIRRHYDSVQEELARYDAEPAVLPSRNYAIVLVSQLHLPTLRALAYARATRPDTLEAVTVNVDDAGTRTLRAAWESKDMPVPLKVIESPYREVTRPLIEYVKRVRRNSPRDVVTVFIPEYVVGRWWEQVLHNQSALRLKGRLLFEPGVMVTSVPWQLASSTRAKQRAKQRVMPGALRRGLGESKGNERR, encoded by the coding sequence GTGTCCAAGCTCGCGACCGCGACAAAACGCCTGCTGGTGGGGCGTCCGTTCCGCAGTGACCGGTTGGCGCACACGTTGCTGCCCAAGCGGCTGGCGTTGCCGGTGTTCGCCTCCGACGCCATGTCCTCGGTGGCCTACGCCCCGGAAGAGATCTTCCTGGTGCTCTCGGTCGCCGGCCTGTCCGCGTACGCCTTCACGCCGTGGGTGGGGGCGCTGGTCGCGCTGGTGATGCTCACCGTCGTGGCCAGCTACCGGCAGAACGTGCGGGCCTACCCGTCCGGCGGCGGCGACTACGAGGTCGCGACGGTGAACCTGGGCAAGCAGGCTGGGCTCACGGTGGCCAGCGCGCTGCTCGTGGACTACGTGCTGACCGTGGCGGTGTCGATCTCCTCGGCGGCGGCGAACATCGGGGCGCTGATCCCGTTCGTGGCCACCCACAAGGTGTGGTTCGCGGTGGCCGCGATCGTCGCGCTCACCGCCATCAATCTGCGCGGGCTGCGCGAATCGGGCGGTTTCCTGGCGGTGCCGGTGTACGCGTTCCTGCTCGGCGTCCTCGGCATGATCGCGTTCGGGGTGTTCCGCGCGCTGGTGCTGGGCCAGCCGATGCGGGCGGAGAGCGCCACCGTCGAGATCATGCCGGACGAGAACCAGCTGGCGGGGCTCGCGTTCGTCTTCCTGGTGATGCGGGCGTTCTCGCAGGGAGCGGCGGCGCTGACCGGCGTGGAAGCGATCAGCAACGGCGTCCCGGCGTTCCGCAAGCCCAAGTCCCGCAACGCCGCGACGACCCTGCTCATGATGGGCGTGATCTCGGTGACCATGCTGATGGGCCTGATCTACCTGGCCCAGATCACCGGGGTGCGGATCGCGGAGAACCCGGCCGCGCAGATCATCTCGGCCCCGCCGGGCTACGAGCAGAAGACGATGGTGGCGCAGGTCGCGGACGCGGTCTTCAGCGTCTTCCCACCCGGCGCGTACTACGTGACCGGGGTGACGGCGATCATCCTGGTGCTGGCGGCGAACACGGCGTTCAACGGCTTCCCGGTGCTCGGATCGATCCTCGCCCAGGACCGCTACCTGCCGCGCCAGTTCCACACCCGCGGCGACCGGCTGGCGTTCTCCAACGGGATCCTGTTCCTCGCCGCGTTCGCGGTGGTGCTGGTGATGGCCTTCGACGCGGAGGTCACCAGGCTGGTGCAGCTCTACGTGGTGGGCGTGTTCGTCTCGTTCACGGTGAGCCAGACCGGCATGGTGCGGCACTGGAACCGGCTGCTGCGCAAGGAGAAGGACCCGCTGGCGCGGCGCCGGATGCGGCGCTCGCAGGCGATCAACGGGTTCGGCCTGCTGATGACCGGTTCCGTGCTGCTGATCGTGCTGGTCACGAAGTTCGCGAAGGGCGCGTGGATCGCGCTGGCGGCGATGGGCGCGATCTACCTGCTGATGACCGCGATCCGCAGGCACTACGACTCGGTGCAGGAGGAGCTGGCGCGCTACGACGCGGAGCCCGCGGTGCTGCCGTCCCGGAACTACGCCATCGTGCTGGTGTCGCAGCTGCACCTGCCCACGTTGCGCGCGCTCGCGTACGCGCGGGCGACGCGTCCGGACACGTTGGAGGCGGTCACGGTGAACGTCGACGACGCGGGGACCCGGACGTTGCGGGCCGCCTGGGAATCGAAGGACATGCCGGTGCCGCTGAAGGTGATCGAGTCCCCGTACCGTGAGGTGACTCGGCCGCTGATCGAATACGTGAAGCGGGTCCGCCGCAACAGCCCGCGCGACGTGGTGACCGTGTTCATCCCGGAGTACGTGGTGGGGCGCTGGTGGGAGCAGGTGCTGCACAACCAGAGCGCGTTGCGGCTCAAGGGCAGGTTGCTGTTCGAACCGGGTGTGATGGTGACGAGCGTGCCGTGGCAGCTCGCGTCGTCGACCCGTGCGAAGCAGCGTGCCAAGCAGCGGGTGATGCCGGGCGCGTTGCGTCGCGGTTTGGGCGAATCGAAGGGAAATGAACGTCGGTGA
- a CDS encoding TRAM domain-containing protein produces MTGKLDWTGKRLKLDVGPVAHGGHCVARHEGRVVFVRHALPGEVVLAEVTDDPGKSFCRADAVEVFTAAEGRVAPPCPLADMALGHDRCGGCDWQHADGSTQRELKAAVIREQLQRLAGLDREVEVRELPGGLLRWRTRVRLAVDRVGRPGFHPHRSHRVLPVDDCPITVQGALDGLTDREWPQGAELEVAADADAEVHVTQRERAPQRRRGKRTPVVNTHVRGSGVARERAAGRSWEFSADGFWQVHPAAADTFAQVVGRMAAVPQGGVAWDLYGGVGLFAAVLAEQAGPGGEVSMVESSRRATEDAVANLRDLPQVSFRAGTVEDVLDDDTLPTPDVVVLDPPRKGAGRRIVEAVCAAGPARVVHVACDPAALARDVSLFAEQGYRLADLEAFDAFPMTHHMECIALLEREA; encoded by the coding sequence GTGACCGGCAAGTTGGATTGGACCGGCAAGCGTCTGAAGCTGGACGTGGGGCCGGTGGCGCACGGCGGCCACTGCGTGGCCAGGCATGAGGGACGGGTCGTGTTCGTGCGTCACGCCTTGCCGGGTGAGGTGGTCCTCGCCGAGGTCACCGACGATCCCGGCAAGAGCTTCTGCCGCGCCGACGCGGTGGAGGTCTTCACCGCGGCGGAGGGGCGCGTGGCGCCGCCCTGCCCGTTGGCGGACATGGCGCTGGGCCACGACCGCTGCGGCGGGTGCGATTGGCAGCACGCCGACGGTTCGACGCAGCGGGAGTTGAAGGCCGCGGTCATCCGCGAGCAGTTGCAGCGGCTCGCCGGGCTGGACCGCGAGGTCGAGGTGCGGGAGCTGCCGGGCGGCCTGCTGCGCTGGCGCACGCGGGTGCGGCTGGCGGTGGACCGGGTGGGCCGGCCGGGGTTCCACCCGCACCGCAGCCACCGGGTGCTGCCGGTGGACGACTGCCCGATCACCGTGCAGGGCGCGCTGGACGGGTTGACCGACCGCGAGTGGCCGCAGGGCGCAGAGCTGGAGGTCGCCGCGGACGCGGACGCCGAGGTCCACGTCACGCAGCGGGAGCGCGCGCCGCAGCGCCGCCGCGGCAAGCGCACCCCGGTGGTCAACACGCACGTGCGGGGTTCCGGGGTCGCGCGGGAACGCGCCGCGGGGCGCTCGTGGGAGTTCTCCGCCGACGGCTTCTGGCAGGTGCACCCGGCCGCGGCGGACACGTTCGCCCAGGTCGTCGGCCGGATGGCCGCGGTGCCGCAGGGCGGCGTGGCGTGGGACCTCTACGGCGGTGTGGGGCTGTTCGCGGCGGTGCTCGCCGAGCAGGCGGGCCCGGGTGGCGAGGTGTCCATGGTGGAGTCCTCGCGCCGGGCGACGGAGGACGCGGTGGCGAACCTGCGCGACCTGCCCCAGGTGTCGTTCCGGGCGGGCACCGTCGAGGACGTCCTCGACGACGACACGCTGCCCACGCCCGACGTGGTCGTGCTGGACCCGCCGCGCAAGGGCGCGGGACGACGGATCGTCGAGGCGGTGTGCGCGGCCGGGCCTGCGCGCGTGGTGCACGTGGCGTGCGATCCGGCCGCGTTGGCGCGCGACGTGAGCCTGTTCGCCGAGCAGGGGTACCGGCTCGCCGACCTGGAGGCGTTCGACGCGTTCCCGATGACGCACCACATGGAGTGCATCGCCCTGCTGGAACGCGAGGCCTGA
- the dxs gene encoding 1-deoxy-D-xylulose-5-phosphate synthase, with translation MTLLESVQGPDDLKRLEHGELVELAAEIRSFLIQKVSRTGGHLGPNLGAVELTLALHRVFDSPRDAVVFDTGHQAYVHKIVTGRQEGFDRLRKRDGLSGYPSRAESEHDLVENSHASTSLSYADGLARSFQLTGGGRHAVAVVGDGALTGGMCWEALNNIAADQERPLVIVVNDNGRSYAPTIGGFAEHLSALRLNPGYEKALERGRSTLRNLPVVGRPLYTGLHAAKSGLKDAFSPQVMFSDLGIKYLGPVDGHDMKAMEQALTMARSFGGPVIVHAVTRKGNGFAPAENHEADQMHQVKVIDPETGVPTSPTPKSWTNVFSEELVRIGGERSDVVAMTAAMLGPTGLDKFAKAYPDRCFDVGIAEQHAMTSAAGMAMGGLHPVFAVYSTFLNRAFDQLLMDVALHRQPVTVTLDRSGVTGDDGASHNGMWDLSILNVIPGIRVAAPRDAVTLREELREAVAVDDGPTVVRFSKGSVIEEVPALERVGGVDVLHRPAGGEDGDVLLAVVGAFGETAVAAARRLAAQGIGVTVVDPRWMKPVPEQVVAMAAEHKLVVTLEDSGRNGGFGWSLAAALRDAGVDVPLRDLAVPNEFLLHASREQVLAELGLTEQDVARRITEWFADRIRTAQQDNELDSPVRREA, from the coding sequence GTGACGCTGCTGGAATCCGTGCAAGGTCCGGACGACCTGAAACGCCTGGAGCACGGTGAGCTGGTGGAGCTGGCCGCTGAGATCCGGTCCTTCTTGATCCAGAAGGTGTCCCGCACAGGTGGGCACCTCGGCCCGAACCTGGGCGCGGTGGAGCTCACGCTGGCCCTGCACCGGGTCTTCGACTCGCCGCGGGACGCGGTGGTCTTCGACACCGGGCACCAGGCGTACGTGCACAAGATCGTGACCGGTAGGCAGGAAGGCTTCGACCGGCTGCGCAAGCGGGACGGCCTGTCCGGCTACCCGTCGCGCGCCGAGAGCGAGCACGACCTGGTGGAGAATTCGCACGCCTCCACCTCGCTGTCCTACGCCGACGGGCTGGCGCGGTCGTTCCAGCTCACCGGCGGTGGGCGGCACGCGGTGGCGGTCGTCGGCGACGGCGCGCTCACCGGCGGCATGTGCTGGGAGGCGCTGAACAACATCGCGGCCGACCAGGAACGCCCGCTGGTCATCGTCGTCAACGACAACGGCCGCTCCTACGCGCCCACCATCGGTGGTTTCGCGGAGCACCTGTCGGCGCTGCGGCTCAACCCGGGCTACGAGAAGGCGCTGGAGCGCGGTCGCAGCACGCTGCGCAACCTGCCGGTCGTGGGGCGCCCGCTCTACACCGGGCTGCACGCCGCGAAGTCGGGGCTCAAGGACGCGTTCAGCCCGCAGGTCATGTTCTCCGACCTCGGCATCAAGTACCTCGGGCCGGTCGACGGCCACGACATGAAGGCCATGGAGCAGGCGCTGACCATGGCGCGCTCCTTCGGCGGTCCGGTGATCGTGCACGCGGTGACCCGCAAGGGCAACGGCTTCGCCCCGGCGGAGAACCACGAGGCCGACCAGATGCACCAGGTCAAGGTGATCGACCCGGAGACGGGGGTGCCGACCTCGCCGACGCCGAAGAGCTGGACGAACGTGTTCTCCGAGGAACTCGTGCGCATCGGCGGCGAGCGTTCCGACGTGGTCGCGATGACGGCCGCCATGCTCGGACCGACGGGGCTGGACAAGTTCGCCAAGGCCTACCCGGACCGGTGCTTCGACGTGGGCATCGCCGAGCAGCACGCCATGACGTCGGCGGCGGGCATGGCGATGGGCGGGTTGCACCCGGTGTTCGCGGTGTACTCGACGTTCCTGAACCGCGCGTTCGACCAGCTGCTGATGGACGTGGCGCTGCACCGCCAGCCGGTGACGGTCACCTTGGACCGCTCCGGGGTCACCGGTGACGACGGGGCCAGCCACAACGGCATGTGGGACCTGTCGATCCTCAACGTGATCCCCGGCATCAGGGTGGCGGCGCCGCGCGACGCGGTGACGCTGCGCGAGGAGCTGCGCGAGGCCGTCGCCGTCGACGACGGGCCGACGGTGGTGCGGTTCTCGAAGGGCTCCGTGATCGAGGAGGTGCCCGCGCTGGAGCGCGTCGGCGGTGTGGACGTGCTGCACCGTCCCGCCGGCGGCGAGGACGGCGATGTGCTGCTCGCGGTCGTCGGCGCGTTCGGCGAGACCGCGGTGGCCGCGGCGCGGCGGCTGGCCGCGCAGGGCATCGGGGTCACCGTCGTCGACCCGCGCTGGATGAAGCCGGTGCCGGAGCAGGTCGTCGCGATGGCCGCCGAGCACAAGCTGGTCGTGACGCTGGAGGACTCCGGGCGCAACGGTGGTTTCGGCTGGTCGCTGGCCGCCGCGCTGCGCGACGCCGGGGTGGACGTGCCGTTGCGCGATCTCGCGGTGCCCAACGAGTTCCTGCTGCACGCCTCGCGCGAGCAGGTGCTCGCGGAGCTGGGCCTGACCGAGCAGGACGTGGCGCGGCGCATCACGGAGTGGTTCGCCGACCGGATCCGCACGGCGCAGCAGGACAACGAGCTCGACAGCCCCGTTCGCCGCGAGGCGTGA
- a CDS encoding response regulator — translation MRILVVEDEQPLADAIARGLRREGMAVDVAYDGEGGQEKASITRYDVIVLDRDLPVMSGDELCREVVDSGELTRVLMLTASGTVQDRVDGLSLGADDYLAKPFAFPELTARVRALGRRATPAVPPLLIALGLSLDPARRVVLRGGAEVDLTRKEFGVLEVLLAAGGAVVSSEELLERVWDEHADPFTTTVRVTMMTLRKKLGEPGVIDTVVGSGYRVPTAGRAEHAGS, via the coding sequence GTGCGAATCCTTGTGGTCGAGGACGAGCAGCCGCTGGCGGACGCGATCGCCCGTGGGCTGCGCCGGGAGGGCATGGCCGTCGACGTCGCCTACGACGGCGAGGGCGGCCAGGAGAAGGCGTCGATCACCCGCTACGACGTGATCGTGCTGGACCGCGACCTGCCGGTGATGTCGGGCGATGAGCTGTGCCGCGAGGTGGTGGACTCCGGCGAGCTCACGCGGGTGCTGATGCTGACCGCCAGCGGCACCGTGCAGGACCGGGTGGACGGGCTGTCGCTGGGCGCGGACGACTACCTGGCGAAGCCGTTCGCCTTCCCGGAGCTGACCGCGCGGGTGCGCGCGCTGGGCAGGCGCGCGACCCCGGCGGTGCCTCCGCTGCTGATCGCGCTCGGGCTGTCGCTGGACCCGGCGCGCCGGGTGGTGCTGCGCGGCGGTGCCGAGGTCGACCTGACCCGCAAGGAGTTCGGCGTCCTGGAGGTGCTGCTCGCCGCGGGCGGGGCCGTGGTCAGCTCGGAGGAGCTGCTCGAACGGGTGTGGGACGAGCACGCGGACCCGTTCACCACGACCGTGCGGGTCACGATGATGACCTTGCGCAAGAAGCTGGGGGAGCCCGGCGTCATCGACACCGTCGTCGGCTCCGGCTACCGGGTGCCCACGGCGGGCCGCGCCGAGCACGCCGGGTCGTGA
- a CDS encoding HAMP domain-containing sensor histidine kinase produces MARTAPPLRPSHRRGPGLRARLTLLATGLVAAVSALLLWLGWMLVGNVVAGVPRLPAGGRVRLGDAEVPAEQLGAALRSTAREQVLVVGGVAFVAVVLAAAVLAWTVTGRVLRPLHEVTDSARRLSAESLDERIVLSGPRDEVAELADTFDAMLDRLQAAFDSQRRFVANASHELRTPLAVIRTELDVTLTDPDADAEELRRMAAVLREAAARAERLVESLLLLARTDGSELAERERVDLHEVAVRARRGVEAEAQARSVRIICHGEPVFVLGDPALLERVAENLLENAVRHNVDGGWVEVVTATSGRSALLRVSSSGPLIDPDQVDALFDPFRRAGVQRTARTGAGLGLSIVRAAVIAHGGRVTADPVSNGGLIVHVELPVEK; encoded by the coding sequence GTGGCCCGAACGGCACCGCCGCTGCGGCCGTCGCACCGCCGAGGTCCGGGACTGCGAGCCCGGCTGACCTTGCTGGCGACCGGCCTGGTCGCCGCGGTGAGCGCCCTGCTGCTGTGGCTGGGCTGGATGCTGGTGGGCAACGTCGTCGCCGGGGTGCCGCGGCTGCCCGCGGGCGGCCGGGTGCGGCTCGGCGACGCCGAGGTGCCCGCCGAGCAGCTGGGCGCCGCGTTGCGCTCCACCGCGCGGGAGCAGGTGCTCGTCGTCGGCGGTGTCGCGTTCGTCGCCGTGGTGCTGGCGGCGGCGGTGCTGGCGTGGACGGTCACCGGCCGGGTGCTGCGCCCGTTGCACGAGGTCACGGATTCGGCGCGCCGGTTGTCCGCGGAGTCGCTGGACGAGCGGATCGTGCTGAGCGGCCCGCGCGACGAGGTCGCGGAGCTCGCCGACACCTTCGACGCGATGCTGGACCGGCTGCAGGCGGCGTTCGACTCGCAGCGCCGGTTCGTCGCCAACGCCAGCCACGAGCTGCGCACCCCGCTGGCGGTGATCCGCACCGAGCTGGACGTGACGCTCACCGATCCCGACGCGGACGCCGAGGAGCTGCGCCGGATGGCCGCGGTGCTGCGCGAGGCCGCGGCGCGCGCCGAACGCCTGGTGGAGTCGTTGCTGCTGCTGGCCCGCACGGACGGCTCGGAGCTGGCGGAGCGGGAGCGGGTGGACCTCCACGAGGTCGCGGTCCGAGCCCGGCGCGGCGTCGAGGCCGAGGCGCAGGCGCGGTCGGTGCGGATCATCTGCCACGGCGAGCCGGTGTTCGTGCTGGGCGATCCGGCGCTGCTGGAACGGGTAGCGGAGAACCTGCTGGAGAACGCCGTGCGCCACAACGTCGACGGCGGCTGGGTCGAGGTCGTGACGGCGACCAGCGGGCGTTCGGCGCTGCTGCGCGTGTCCTCCTCGGGCCCGCTGATCGACCCCGATCAGGTGGACGCGCTGTTCGACCCGTTCCGTCGAGCGGGCGTGCAGCGCACCGCCCGCACCGGCGCCGGCCTGGGCCTGTCCATCGTCCGAGCCGCCGTCATCGCCCACGGCGGCCGGGTGACTGCCGACCCGGTCTCGAACGGCGGCCTCATCGTGCACGTGGAACTACCGGTCGAAAAGTGA